A stretch of Primulina tabacum isolate GXHZ01 chromosome 13, ASM2559414v2, whole genome shotgun sequence DNA encodes these proteins:
- the LOC142522633 gene encoding protein MKS1-like: MEPSEFLSDGGEWGRGVSRSSPRRELQGPRPGILKVNKESYKIRKPPVPPPAHQQPPQEFPPVEERQPLIIYAVSPKVIHTTVSDFMNLVQRLTGNTSAATSSGGAGDLSPAARLASIEKTSPCSKDREISHNSGYTGDDDDLMDSILESTDVEMSRVPGILSPAPTNLQPISPGFFSPAGDSFLPGYINMFIPSPSTLFSAPMVSPSQSWCDPFDPFFDF; this comes from the coding sequence ATGGAACCTTCAGAGTTCTTATCCGACGGCGGCGAGTGGGGGAGAGGAGTGAGCAGGTCGTCTCCGAGAAGAGAATTGCAGGGCCCTCGTCCCGGCATACTCAAAGTCAACAAGGAGTCCTACAAGATCAGAAAACCACCAGTTCCTCCACCGGCTCACCAACAACCACCGCAAGAATTTCCGCCTGTCGAAGAAAGGCAGCCGCTCATAATCTACGCAGTGTCCCCAAAAGTCATACATACTACCGTCAGCGACTTCATGAACCTTGTCCAACGCTTAACCGGCAACACTTCGGCGGCCACATCCAGCGGAGGAGCCGGGGACCTATCCCCAGCTGCCCGCCTCGCTTCCATAGAGAAAACTAGCCCTTGCTCTAAAGACAGAGAAATCTCCCATAATAGCGGTTATACTGGTGATGACGATGATTTAATGGATAGTATTCTTGAAAGCACAGACGTGGAAATGAGTCGAGTTCCCGGCATATTATCTCCTGCGCCGACGAATCTACAACCGATATCGCCCGGATTCTTCTCGCCGGCGGGAGACTCATTCCTGCCGGGCTACATTAATATGTTCATACCTAGTCCATCGACTTTGTTTTCAGCTCCAATGGTGTCACCCTCACAATCTTGGTGTGATCCCTTCGACCCATTTTTTGACTTTTAG
- the LOC142522575 gene encoding uncharacterized protein LOC142522575 yields the protein MTKDSDRKANCGGSGIVPEALTESNYENWKTCLKNYLVGHDLWGVVSGKFAEPDKRDEHKHDEWKKKNALALHAIQLSCGKGVYSKFNEKTHLSAEFVWNHLVERAWEPKKPTKPSSHDDQKAPVVHDTAGNQEQLKYEQLYKAVQEGDWKAIHDIISVDSNAVRARVSSHQDTALHVAILSGHIEIAERLVNNMKEGDLILDNEYGATALSLAAICGETKLAKAIVEKNRDLLTIENKHEDGHLPVIVAALYGQKNMIRYLYRETPKQSLKPENGENGVLLLNSLITAESFDVASMLLKQYPRLGVSSDGHGNYPLRLLAHKPSAFRSGTKFTFWEQCIYYCVKVHSPWDSNRFSYDENLAQTQALSGDDRRIEIHESDGEDNVNGKAHGVPNLVLRLFHKLGWGVLRCIVPEIKYIHHRKLVHDEAEKLLICMFKEIQKLSKSDLDDMGIDSIIYDAIKHGIVEFIDEMLKHNPDIIWKKDKRGRTIFSHAIVLRQEKIFSRIYGLGTKKSIMARRHDVFKNNYLHLAAKLSPPPRLERVSGAALQMQRELQWFKEVESIVQPKLKEEVNENNKTPITLFTDEHKKLSKDAETWMKNTAGSSMIVGTLIAAVMFTTAFTVPGGNKIDGLPTMLESQPRPFFIFMFSNALSMFSSSTSLLMFLGILTARFSEQDFLKSLPTKLIFGLMCLFISIVTMMSSFGAALYLILHDQLPWVTVPIIVLSTIPIALFSLLQFPLLIEMIYRTYWSGNFDKPKKNRHFSP from the exons ATGACAAAAGACTCTG ACAGAAAAGCAAATTGCGGAGGGTCCGGAATTGTTCCAGAGGCTCTTACCGAAAGTAACTATGAGAACTGGAAAACCTGTCTGAAAAACTATTTGGTCGGGCATGACCTTTGGGGCGTTGTCTCTGGAAAGTTTGCGGAGCCAGATAAAAGGGACGAACATAAACACGATGAATGGAAGAAGAAGAATGCACTGGCATTGCATGCCATCCAGCTCTCATGTGGAAAAGGCGTATATAGTAAGTTTAATGAAAAAACTCATCTGTCCGCTGAATTTGTGTGGAATCATTTGGTTGAGAGAGCTTGGGAGCCGAAGAAACCGACAAAGCCATCCTCTCATGACGATCAAAAAGCTCCGGTTGTTCATGATACAGCAG GCAACCAAGAACAACTCAAATATGAGCAGTTGTACAAAGCTGTTCAGGAAGGAGACTGGAAAGCTATACATGATATTATTTCGGTCGATTCAAATGCTGTGAGGGCAAGAGTCTCATCTCATCAAGATACTGCCCTGCATGTCGCTATTTTATCTGGACATATCGAGATTGCTGAGAGGCTGGTGAACAACATGAAAGAGGGAGATTTGATACTGGATAACGAATATGGGGCGACAGCCCTGTCTCTTGCTGCTATTTGCGGTGAAACAAAACTGGCAAAGGCAATAGTTGAAAAGAACAGAGATTTACTTACAATTGAAAACAAACACGAAGACGGGCACCTTCCCGTGATTGTGGCTGCtttatatggacaaaagaaTATGATTCGTTATCTCTACAGAGAAACTCCTAAACAATCGCTGAAACCTGAAAATGGTGAGAATGGAGTGTTGCTTCTTAATAGTCTTATCACAGCCGAATCTTTTG ATGTTGCTTCAATGCTATTAAAACAATATCCAAGACTGGGGGTTAGCTCAGATGGCCATGGCAACTACCCTCTCCGACTATTGGCTCACAAGCCTTCGGCATTCCGCAGCGGCACTAAGTTTACATTCTGGGAACAATGCATTTATTACT GTGTCAAAGTTCACTCACCATGGGACAGTAATCGGTTTTCTTATGATGAAAACCTTGCACAAACCCAAGCATTGAGCGGTGACGACCGCAGAATTGAAATTCATGAATCAGATGGTGAAGACAATGTTAATGGGAAAGCACATGGAGTACCAAATCTGG TTTTAAGGCTGTTTCACAAATTGGGTTGGGGCGTTTTACGATGCATTG TTCCAGAGATCAAGTATATTCATCACAGAAAGTTGGTACATGATGAAGCTGAAAAGCTCTTGATTTGTATGTTTAAGGAGATACAAAAATTGAGTAAGTCAGATCTCGACGATATGGGAATCGACTCAATAATTTATGATGCTATCAAGCATGGGATTGTTGAATTTATAGATGAAATGCTGAAACATAATCCCGATATAATATGGAAAAAGGACAAGAGAGGAAGAACAATTTTTTCCCATGCGATTGTATTACGTCAAGAAAAGATCTTCAGCCGTATATACGGCTTAGGAACTAAAAAGAGCATAATGGCCCGAAGACATGACGTTTTTAAGAACAACTACTTACACCTTGCCGCAAAACTATCTCCTCCTCCTCGACTCGAACGCGTGTCTGGAGCAGCCTTACAGATGCAGAGGGAACTACAATGGTTTAAG GAAGTTGAGAGCATTGTTCAACCGAAGCTGAAAGAAGAAGTGAACGAGAACAACAAAACGCCGATCACTTTGTTCACCGACGAGCATAAGAAACTTTCCAAGGATGCAGAAACTTGGATGAAGAACACCGCCGGATCGAGCATGATTGTGGGCACACTCATCGCTGCTGTCATGTTTACGACAGCTTTCACAGTTCCAGGAGGCAACAAAATCGACGGCTTACCGACCATGTTAGAATCTCAGCCACGCCCCTTCTTTATATTCATGTTTTCAAATGCCTTGTCAATGTTCAGTTCCTCCACTTCTCTGCTGATGTTCTTGGGAATTCTCACCGCTCGATTTTCGGAACAAGACTTCCTCAAGTCCTTGCCCACGAAGCTGATCTTCGGGCTTATGTGCTTGTTTATCTCCATTGTTACGATGATGTCATCATTCGGGGCAGCGTTGTACTTGATTCTTCACGATCAGTTACCTTGGGTTACCGTTCCAATCATCGTTCTTTCCACTATTCCTATAGCTCTTTTCTCTCTTCTCCAGTTCCCACTCTTGATCGAGATGATTTACCGAACCTATTGGTCTGGAAATTTCGACAAGCCCAAGAAAAATCGGCATTTTTCCCCCTGA